One Glycine soja cultivar W05 chromosome 7, ASM419377v2, whole genome shotgun sequence genomic window, GGAAGCCTCCAAAAGTCTCTGACACTCAACTAGAAGGGAGAGGTTCTTTTTCTCGAAATCATCAATACATTTCTGCAAGATGAAAATTTCAAGTTAAGCATGTATAGCTCTGTCCACTTCCTCCTCATATTCCTTTTTCTTGCAATTTGCATCTTCTTGTAGAATAAGAATTTGTAACTCCTTCTCAGCCAATTCATcttcattcaatttcaaaactTTGGAATTCTCTTCCCTCTCAGAATATAGGGAAACTAGTAGCTCTTCTACCTTTTGAAGTGCAGACTCCCTTTCTCCTTTTAGTTCCAAATGCTTCAATTCCAATTCACTGTGCAGTTTCTCAAGATCTTTCAGTGTTTGATGAGTTATGTTCAACTGTGAAACTAAGGTTTCTTTCTCTTGACAGATACTGGACTTCTCATGGTCAAGTGATCGGCATGTGTCTTCTAATACCTTGGACTTTACCCTTAACCCTTCAAGTTCAGCATTCACATCAAATAGTAAATTTTCCAATAGGTTGCTCTTTTCTGAGAGCTTCTCCAACTTTTCAGTTGTGGATTGTAACTGAGAAAACAAGGTGGCCTTCTCAGCAGCAATATTTGATTTCTCCAATATATTgggataaatatatttttcccaCGAAACTAGTCTTGTtaacaaaagataatttttattccaacgacaatcaaaatcaaatgtcGCTCTCAAATGTCTATTTTTGCCGGCATCTCAATTATCCTATGAAAATGTCCCTGCgaatttgattatatatttcTTGTAGTAGTTAGATCTAGTTTTTGGCATTTTTACCGTTGTCCGTAGTTCCTGATCTGCATGAGCATGACCAAATGCGGCAGTACCTCACATTAGTCCGTGgaatttagatattaatttgTGATTTCTGAAGTTTCTTTGTCATGCATGGGATTCCTCCACCAAATACAAAATGGACGTGGTACCATATTGAATCCATCCGTCTTATTTACACAGTTGGTCAAGTCCAAATGTATATACATTGTGTTCGTATATGCAGGTAGTGACCATATTCCAACTAAGGTTTCATATTGGTCactaataatatcaaaattaataattggtGACTTATACGAGAAGGAATAGTAATTAAggaaattaatatgattttaaccCGTTAAGTCCGTTTGGCAGAATCCCCTCATTCCCCTGTAGTGCCGCTTTCTTGATAGCTTTGGGTGAAGTTCACTCTCCAGTCATCTATTAcctcataatttaaatataagcaATAGTTTTTTGAGAGTAGgaaattaaatataacttaaatttttttaaaaaagattttcaTTTCTAGGAATTATTCACACGTGAGTTACTCTAACTGCAACACTTCAATCCTTTAGCTATTTACAGCgttcaacaaaaaatagtaaTGGTGACTGCGACCTTCCTCTTCATCAGTTTGATGAAGGTATCCATAGGAGCATTTCATGTAATATTTAATGTACATTACCAACATGTCATACtgatttgataaattaataaagaaacTTACTTATCTTCCTTTCTCCCCATTAGTAACCAAATCTTCTTTTGTGCATTCAAGTACGCTACATCTTGTTTTTGCATGTCTTTTGATGGAGTATGTAACTTTATAAGttgatttctttctctttcatcatcttcaacttATCTAAGAAGAATAAAACGCACATTCTTTatataaaagatcaaaatatttttaaaaagatctTAACTGATCATACTCAACCTACATTTAGTTATTGTCTAATGAACAAATACATCTTGCTACAACTATTTTGGTATAAGACATAGATTCCATAATTTAACATTTGTTTGCATAAATTAAGATATTGAAGGATTTTTATTTGTCTTAGACTTaacataagttatttttagcATTTTCTTTATGTAAATTTAGTATTACTAAGCTGATGTAATCTAAATAATTTGTGTGGACCACAGGGAAAGAGACACTTCATGTCTctctatatttcttttttgcatgataatttttttatacaaaattagattttcaagaagttaaaatttaatattaaaaaatcatataaacattgataatgtaaattttattttataatttatctgTTATCCAATAATAAACTAACATATACAATAAActtattgacttttataataccatcataaaaatcatactaaaaattacttattataGATACCATGCAAAAACTTTTATACTTAAAATGTCTACCTTTAAACTCATGCTATCTTTGATGATTATGTTAGGGTTAAGACTAAAGGACATTGAGTCTAAGTTTCTTATTTTGAGCAAATGATCATAGTTGTAAAATCAAGTCTGGTCATTGACTCGGTCAATGTAGTTGATGAGTGGGTTAGTGGTCCAATCGGTGGGTCAGTAATTGGTCTAGTTTGACccgatatatattaaaaaatttaaattatatatgtgtCTATTATATACAAGTATATAACTAACATTATTTATGTAAGAAATGTTCATCCATACTCCCAACTCGGATActccaaaattcaaaataacatttgaTGATAATGAAACATCAAAATGGCGTCGTAGAGGTGGTCCATTTTGTTTGTAAAACTGATTGGGTTGGACTGATCCAATCGAAATTTGGTGACCTAACCGGTTGGGTTTGACCGGGTCATTCCGGGCCAATTGCGTGATCGATCCAATAGTGGAACTAACCTGATTAGGTCATCGGGTCCCGATTGGATTGATCTGACCGGTTAGGTCGAACCAGATTTCACAACTATGTATTAGATCATATGGAAAGTTAGCTAAAAAGTTAATGTCTagttaattttctaaaataataaacatttggAACAAATTAAGACATTCAAtgagattaatcattaataattagagataaaaatagcaacaaaaaaaatggagataaaagaactatttttttattcatatgaaACAAAGATAGGTACAAGACTTTATAATAATGCatctttctcaatcaattgaAGTAagttttctgttatttttttttcatttatttataattctttagttaatataataataatatcactaATTAACAAAACCCAAAATTTAAATGCCCTTTATTTTCTAAGGCAAATACCTTGGCCACCACGACACGAACAATACGTGGCATCGATATATCCCCAAAATTTGGCATTGATATTGATACATTTACAAAATTACAGAATacaagtaaaatgaaaaaaaaaattgaaaggtaACGTTGAACTCTGAGACTACCCGCCAAATCCCCTTTCTCTCTCAGTCATTCTCGCGCTCGCGCGTGTCCCAATTCCATTCCCCACTTCAAATGCTGCCTTCATCTCAAGCAACActtgattttatgatttttttttatttcttccaaaagaattaatcacaatcacaataTATCATtcgataaatttattgaattttaaaaataattattttaaaattatttaaaggatgatatataattaaataacaactaTTTTATAATATGAGTGAcaataaactaataataataataataataaaattcaaattaaatattgacCTCATTCTTCGTCTTGACCCCATTCCCTTGCCACcaaccaaataaaaaactttaatacTAAAAACCGGTCACACGTTTCCTTCACcacctccttcttcttcttcttcgttatATCGTTTCCGTTGGTATTTTCGTAAATATCACGAAATTCAATTTTCCCCAATTTCTAGGGTTTCGAACCCTACCTTTTTGCTATTCTTCCTTCGAACTTTGCTTGGTTTTCAGGTCTGCTTGCTTCTCCCTATTCTCCTTTTTGGCCTCTTTGGCGAGGGGAATTTGGTGAAcaaaattatccaaaaaaaaaaaatctagtgaTTGATTATGCTTGATTGGTTTTAACGGTTAATGATCTTTTGTTTGGTTTATTCATTCGATTCGCTTGTTATTTATGTagtattatttgtttgtttgtttttggaaCTTGGTTTCAAGTTCTAGTGTTCAATATTTTAAGAATTGAGTTTTGCATTTTGCAATTTTTGTTGCTGTTTGGTTAGTTATAGATACTGCTATCACACTTGGGAGTCAATTGTGATTAGCTGGATGAATTGAGGATTAAAATTGAAGTTAATTCTTGACATCTTAAACCAAAGGAGTTTATTGCAGTTTAAGGAATTAGCAGAATTGCCTAGTTTCATGGTCTCCAAGCAGACAATGCTTGTGTTTTGTAGTAGAAATTTTCTTGTTTGACTCTGAGGTAGTGTACAACATTTGGCTCTGTTTAACATTTGCATTTGGAAATCATAAGGTTGTTAGAGGGGTTAAGAGCTGTGGCACCATTGTATCTGTTGAGTTGAGACATTTTGGATCCATGGTCATGGTTGAAAGGGAGATATGTCGCTCAAGTCTCATGGCCTTAAGTAGATGGTTATTTGTTTCACTTTCATTTGTTAATGCCTTTTGTGGGAAATGCTATTCGTGTTTGAATAAGCTGAAAATAAGGTGGAAATTTTGGAATGAAAATCACTTCTTGCTTGCttgtttcaaacaaaaatatgggAAAGCTGAAAAAGTAGTGCAATTCACGACAAACTCTGGCCGTTCCTATGTAATGAAAGTGGGTCCAAAGTGATTTCCCAATTCCCATCTTCTGCCAAGCAGCAGGGAatgaaattcaaaaccctttccATTTAACTCCATTTTCGCTCCCCTCCTCATTTTCTGCCTGCTTAAACAAGCATAGCATAAATCAAGTCCAGCTGATATgttgctttttcttttcttcatgtATTGAATTTTACTTTACATCAACAATTATTTCAGTATCCTTTATGTGGTATGGCACGTCTGCGGTTAATGGATCTGTTAATGAATGGCATCTGCTGTGTGTAAAGCATTAAACCCATGGATACTTACATGTCATTAGATTTCACCGTGTGGAGATGAATAAAATTGGCAGTCaatatgcaaatgaaaatatgtatCTCCTTACAACTTGATGAAAATGATAGCCAGAATGTTACCTGGTTCACATTACTTACTGTCTATTTTTTGCCAGTTCCCTTTTAACCATCTAGATCACCATGTCGAGTTTGGAGGAGCCCCTTGGCCTTGACAAGTTGCCAAGCATGTGTACCATAGATAGAATCCAGAGGTTCTCATCCGCTGCTTGCCGCCCCAGAGTAGATAATTTGGGTATGGGAAACTGCTGGATTGAAGGACGAAGCTGCAGCACATCAAATAGCTGCGAGTGAgtaaaaaattgcaatttactACAAGTCAAAACTGatgcatatattttttcatcattttacCTATTTTGTTCTTCTTATATATTCTTATCACTTCCTTCGCATATTATTTATCCTATTTCTGCCTACTTTATTCATAACGTTACCTTAAGCCTATCTTTGGTGCAGTGAAGACAATGAAGAGTATACAGCAGAGACATTCCCGTGGAGAAGGCAAACAAGGGACCTGTCCCGAGGCGACTCTTTCAGTCAAAAGACAATGACCATGGGGAGGAACTCGATGAAATTTGGAATGATTGATAATTCATTTTATGCCTCAGATTACCAGTATAGTCCACAGAGCAATAACAAAAATGTACAGGATATGCCATATAAGGTAATGCAATGGCTGCAGTACTTTTTGTTCAAGAATTTCTTTCCAGCTACTAACttagttatctttttttttttatatatatataagaacttAGTTAACTATATACTGccgctttttgtttttttatttgacatttaTGTTATACATTTATACTTTCTGTAGTTGGTTGATTTTATCATATTTCGTTGTCTGGTAAGTAACatacaatttttaattgggCAATGCAGTTTATGAAAGGTATACCAAAATTTGTAAAGATAGTTGAAGTTGGTCCAAGGGATGGATTACAAAATGAGAAAAACATTGTACCAACAGATGTAAAGATTGAATTGATTCATAGATTGGCATCTTCTGGGTTATCCGTCATTGAAGCTACTAGTTTTGTATCTCCTAAATGGGTCCCTCAGGTATAATGGCTTTACCATACTTATTTAACCTGATATTGATATTATGAATTATTGTTGTGGTAAACTTTCTTCTAGGTGCATTTACATCAAATCATTTCTCAATATcatgaaaattttaaacaaaagttgaaaatcATTGTTTATATGATCACTGAACAAAGTTTTCTTACAAAATAATTCCTCTTTGTATTTGTGCTCAAAACAAAGGAATATTATATTCTCTCCCATTTGGTGTACTCTCTCTGTCCATTTTAAAGATATGATGGCAACTATAGTACTAGTTGATATCCTATCTGAACTTACTTATTTACAGTGTGATCTGAGTTTTATCTGCTTGAATACCATTCTGTTTCTGTATCTTTCAGTTGGCAGATGCAAAGGATGTAATGCAAGCAGTTCATAACCTGGGAGGCATTAGATTGCCAGTTCTGACTCCTAATTTAAAGGTGCAAATAACTACTAGAACAACTATATGTGGGAAGATTTACGTTCAAATGTCTGATCTGTTACATTTATAGGGTTTTGAAGCTGCTATAGCGGCTGGTGCGAGAGAAGTAGCTGTTTTTGCATCAGCTTCTGAATCTTTctcaaaatcaaacattaatTGTAGTATTGAAGAGAGCCTTGTCCGCTATCGAGCTGTTACTCATGCGGCTAAAGAGCTCTCTATTCCTGTTCGAGGGTATGCCTTTTGTTTTCTCCTTCATGATTCTAAGCATCCATAAATCCTctctatttcaatatttttaagtgTGCATTTATGCTAGACAGAAAGttctgaaatttttaattttccattTTGATATTTACTGATGGATTTGCTTTTATTGCCCTGCAATTTCTTTGTGGGTGGTACctgtatatattaattaacgAATTTATCCTCCATTGATGGGTTTTCTACATGTTCTGTTCCAGGGCATCTGTTTTtgtattttagttgtttttgacATATATGACTCTAGTTTGTTTCTCTCCCTTACATACCAATGAAATTGaatgcaaaaaaagaaaagaatccatttttttcaatattaaataatttgtgttGAGGGCAAGCCTTGGCACAATGGTAAATTTGCTCCTTGGTGACCGGTTGTGTACAATTACCCTTCCCATAACTTTGCGAAGCAAAGAGCCTTTGACACCAGGGTACattagttttttattaaataacttGCGTTAAATCATTTATCATGTAGGAAATCAACTAGAAGATTTTGTCAAACTTCTACTTTATGTATTAGGGAAAGTATCTATGcacacatttgaatttctttttccttcctgATCACTACTCCTATTGCAATCCCATAAGATCCTAAATCCTATGCAGTATTTCTTGAAATCACTCTTTACATCTGTATTTGTATTGCTTTTTCAATATTATTTCATGATGATATTGCTGAAGACCCTTCTAGGAATATATTAAAAGTCAACCAGGTCAAGGTTTAAAAACTGGACTTGAAATGTCCAATTTgtgttgatattttaatttgactAAATTCTTTGGACAGatgttctgtttttgttttgcttatTCCAATCTGTTTCTCTGTATTTAAATTTCATAGGTATGTATCATGCGTTGTTGGATGCCCGGTGGAAGGACCAATCCCTCCGTCAAGAGTGGCATATGTAGCTAAAGAACTATATGATATGGGTTGCTTTGAAATCTCACTCGGGGACACAATTGGAGTTGGTACTCCCGGTAATGAATTAGAtgtctttctttttgaaaactttATGCTACACACAGAACATACTAATATCAGCCTCATGATAGCATTCCCTTGTTTGACATTTGTCTTCAAACACTTCTTACTAAACATCAGCCTATTACTCACCTTTCCTGTGCTTTGTGTTGATTGTGATACACTGTatcgtttatttttttaacttgcaaTATAATTGTCTTGAGAATGTTCAGTATCAAAAACATTTGTTCGTACATTATATACCTCTATCTGCATTACTCTGTTTCAAGTTTTAAGCACTACACCTGATGGAGGCATCAAACATGGCTGTCCTATTTCCTCTGCAACCTGTTTTCTTTATGCTTATTCTTGAATCTCAAACCTTGAGTCCTGACTGCttatcaattttctttcttttattttttttatgtgggGATGTTTGCCTATGTCTGCTATGCTCTTTAGCAAAGTAAATAATGTCAGATTTGCTGGATGGATTCCAGCATTTTTCTTTGTGTATTAATCCAAAAAATGAATATTCTTTATTGGTTACTCAAATATGATCTTTGTATTCATATTGTTTTCTGTTCATTCTGTTGTGTTCAGGAACTGTAGTTCCAATGCTTTTGGCTGTAATGGCTGTTGTGCCAGCGGAGAAGCTTGCTGTCCACTTCCATGACACTTACGGGCAATCCCTTGCAAATATTCTTGTGTCCCTTCAAGTAAGTCAACAAACTATAGCTGGAACTTCATTTGCTTGGCTATTGATAGAGTTTATTGAACTTTATCTTCATTACATGTAATAAAAGTTCAAAACTGGTTACCAACCATCGAACAATTATAATTAACGGACACAATACCATCCATAAACAATTTCTTTTTTCCATAGAATTTAGATTTGTATAACcagtttaaactttaaactgGGCTGACATTAAATCTTTTGGCAGTCTAACATTGTTATTAATGGACATCATTGATATTTTCTAAACAGATGGGGATCAGTGCAGTTGATTCTTCAGTTGCTGGTCTAGGTGGCTGTCCATATGCTAAGGGAGCTTCAGGAAATGTAGCTACCGAAGATGTTGTGTACATGCTGAATGGACTTGGTGTGAAGACCAACGTTGATCTCGGAAAGCTCATGTCAGCTGGTGAGTTCATCGGCAAGCATTTGGGGCGCCCATCCGGCTCAAAGACTACCATTGCCTTTAGCCGAGTAACTGCTGATGCTTCCAAGATATGATAATATgttctaccgtaaaaaaattatatttggatgCTTTAAGCAATGAGAGGACACCATATGTTTCATCTTTTTTACCCCATAATTATTGACAAAGAATAAAATGCCCACTCTCGTTGATGAGTTGTGAAGGAAGAAGTAATGCATGTTATCTGCCAATAGCAAGTACAGGCTTCTCATTGTAAGCTTGTAATTTTAtccctaattttttgtttttaagtttgaCATCATGCGTTCATTGTGTATGATGTTTAGTTATACCATGCATGACCCTTGTATGATTCtgaaaagatcaaagaaaatatttacactttacaagataattaaaattatatagcaCCATTTTAAggtatatattatcattttgcgGTGTTAGCTTAACTATGGCcatccctatttttttttaatattttgattcgGGTGGGGACGGATGGTTACTTGTCGACTTGTCATGGAAAAGTCATTGTCCTGCCAACTTACATTGACTTGAAGAGCTATTCGTTGGTTGCTATGTATGGTTGGATTTTTTGGAGAACAAGGGTTCACGCTTGAATGGCCAAATGTGTTTTTCAAAGTGTGAAATTACATTTTGCCACTGAAAGTGCTTCTGTTATATTCTGACGATAGAATTGTCATATTGTTGCTACAAAATAAAGTTTTGAAATGTATATTggtataatttagatattatacgAAAATGTGACACTGTTGGAAAAGTTGCAAGGATCAATTCGATCCTAGTTCTTGTGACTCAACTCCACACTTTAGGAAACATAATACACTTCTAACAAATGTGTGATTCTATCAATatagataatattaaaatttacaaaa contains:
- the LOC114419901 gene encoding hydroxymethylglutaryl-CoA lyase, mitochondrial-like, which gives rise to MSSLEEPLGLDKLPSMCTIDRIQRFSSAACRPRVDNLGMGNCWIEGRSCSTSNSCDEDNEEYTAETFPWRRQTRDLSRGDSFSQKTMTMGRNSMKFGMIDNSFYASDYQYSPQSNNKNVQDMPYKFMKGIPKFVKIVEVGPRDGLQNEKNIVPTDVKIELIHRLASSGLSVIEATSFVSPKWVPQLADAKDVMQAVHNLGGIRLPVLTPNLKGFEAAIAAGAREVAVFASASESFSKSNINCSIEESLVRYRAVTHAAKELSIPVRGYVSCVVGCPVEGPIPPSRVAYVAKELYDMGCFEISLGDTIGVGTPGTVVPMLLAVMAVVPAEKLAVHFHDTYGQSLANILVSLQMGISAVDSSVAGLGGCPYAKGASGNVATEDVVYMLNGLGVKTNVDLGKLMSAGEFIGKHLGRPSGSKTTIAFSRVTADASKI